From Neomonachus schauinslandi chromosome 4, ASM220157v2, whole genome shotgun sequence:
CCAGgtcctctttcctctttcaaatCTCACAGTCACTTTCCTTATTAAAACAGCCACAGAGACTGCATGATGACAGTCAAGTCACCCtaaggttggttttttttttttttcattcattcacagctATTTATTGAtccctgctatgtgccagggGTTCAAGCAGGGTCCCCGCTCTCACAGAATGCACAGCAAGGCAGGAGTTTACAGCCCATAGAATGGGGCAAGCCCTCTTTGATTTCAGCTGAATTTCTATGTGTTCGATTTTCAGGGTTCTCTCTCTTGCATAGATCCGTCCTTAGGATGACCATGGTTTACAGTGTCCTCCAGAGCAAGGTGACTCATGCCCACTCTGGGAGACCTCAGGAGAACCCAGTGGCCTCATCTGAGCCCTCCAGACACTGACAGATATTCTgcctggagggaggtggggtcaGGGAAATAAATGCCTTTGAATTGCCATCTCCCCAGaatcccactcatgctctttccatTCTTAGAGGACTTTCTGGTCTTGATAGATCTCATACCCAGAAGGAAAGAGGTCGGAGTTGTTTAGGAGGGACAgcatctttcttttcattcttccctgGAAACCTGAAGCATTTGAAGTCTGTATGGACTGCCCTTGACTTACTCTTTCTTGCTCCCACAGATTCACATCGTTCACTACAATTCTAAATACAAGAGCTACGATATAGCCCAGAGTGAACCGGATGGTTTGGCTGTGCTCGCAGCCCTTGTTGAGGTAGGCTGAAACGACACATGTGAAGTCATAGATTGGTGTCCAAAGTATCAAGTGTGGACAAAGGGTCTTCCTCCCTATCCCTCCTCATCTGTGTCTGAGCTCACCGTTCTTGAAAAAACTCTGACTCAGTGAAGCCCTTGCTCCCAGTCACTGGGTTCTTTCTGTGTCACCAATCTCGGAGACCTTGGATAAGTGTGACAACTGACTTAAAAGAGCTAGGATCACAGCACGGTTGACCAAACATAAACCAGCCTGAGGGCAAGGGGAAGCCAGATAAAGTGAACACCTCTGCTCTTCTCAGAAAGTCTGGAGGGCAGGACTTGTGGCTAGGTGGCAAGAAGTGGTCAATGAACTCAGTTTCCCCCAAACAAGTATTAAGTTGGATAAAATGGCCAAAACCCACTATATCCCTACTCTGGAAATGGACTAAAGGCAAACAACGCATTGAGGCATTTATTTATGAAAAGTGACTAGAATTTTGAATAAGAACAATGGGGCTATTCCTATCCCCACCCCCTAGCTTGGTCAGCAAGGTAGTTTTACTGGGGCAGGCTGGACAGGAGAACGAGCAGCCTCACTGCCTGGGGGCGGGCAACTCACTTGATTTGGAGTGTGAGTTGAAAACTCATGCCCCAGGCTCTAACAGTAAAAGTAGTGGAAAGCAAAAGCTGAGGCTGACCTGATAACTGGCTGATCTCTGAATGTGCTTCTCAACTCACACACAAATCCATCAGCAGAGGGTGCGAATCTGATGGGCTTGAGGGGTTTGAACAACAACTTCTGCTAAAATCATGGACTGACCACAAAGCTATACTGACCCTAGGCAGTTCCTAGAGGGCCCTAGGAATCCAGgctaaaaataagatttaagaaCAGAGTGGAGACATCAGCTGGTGTACATGGCCAGGGAGACACATCCTGCAGATGAAGGCCAAGCAAATTATTAAACagatacacaaacaaacaaaaaaattatcaggacaattttaaaaaatcagagttcATATTTACtgtcatatattatttaaatgtccagtttcctaaaaaaaaaaaaaaaagttgggcatgcaaagaaataggaaaatatgatCCATATTTAGGAGAAAAAATGTAGTCAACAGATGACTCTGAGTGGACTCAGTGATTAGCAGACAGGATTTTCAAACAACCATCATAAACGGGTTCAAGGAACTAAAATAAACTGTGTTCAAAGAATTACAGGAAAGTATAATGACAATGactaaaaaaagggaaatctcaatagagaaacagaaattataaaaatgcacCAAATGGAAAGTCTAGAGTTGAAGAGTTGAAAAATCATGACATGGTCTCAAAGCAGATATGAGGCAGCAGAAGAAGGAGTCAGTACTTTTGGAGAGAGATCAAAGAAATTATTCAATctgaggaacaaaggaaaaagattgaagaaaaataaacaaagccttAGAGATTCACGGGAACAAGATCACACGGCCCAACATATACCTAATGGGAGTcttggagaggaaaaagagaaagtgatagaaaaaatattgaagaaacaATGGCCCCAAATTCCCCAAatgtgatgaaaaaaaaataatttactaaacCGGGAAACTGAACAAAGCCCATGTCTGATCAGAGTCGAAGTCAAACTGTTGAAATCAACAagagaaaaaggatttttttttataaatagggGGCTGACAGTACAACTAATAGCCAACTTCTCATTAGAAACAAGTCATCGGAAGGCGGTGGAAAGACAGTCAGCCAGGAATCCTAATCCAACTAAACACCCTTCAACAATAAGGCGAAACAAAGGCATTCCCagataaagaaaaactgagataATTGCTAACAGATCTGtcttgcaagaaatattacagaaaatCCTTCTGGCTGAGAGGCAATGACAACAGACAGTAACTCAAAtccacagaaagaaatgaagaatgctggAAATGGTAACTATAAaagaatatgtacatatatttttgtcttgtctttaaaatttttcttttaaaatacccaTAGGATTGTTGAAAGCAATCATTATACCACTTATTGTTGGGTTTACGATATAGGCAGATATAATGCCGATGACAAAAGtgggaaaaaacagaaatagagctAGCTTGGAGCTAAGTTGCTATATTTTATGGGAATGAAGTTAGTATTAACCTGACGTAGGTTGTGATAAGTTGTAGATTGaacagtagtccccccttatccttggtttattttttaaaaaaaaaatttttttaaagattttatttatttgcaagagagagaatgagagacagagagcatgagatgggggagggtcagagggagaagcagactccctgctgagcagggagcccgatgcgggactcgatcccgggactccaggatcatgacctgagccgaaggcagtcgcttaaccgactgagccacccaggcgcccctccccttatCCTTGGTTTAACTTGGTTTTAGTTACCCTTGGTCAAGTGCAGCCCAGAAGCAGACGTTCCTTCTAGTGACGTATTCCAGGAGCCTAATGCTAGGTCACAgcgcctacatcattcacctcctCGCATAGGCATCACCTATCATTACGCGTCATCACAAGAAGAGTGAGtgcagtacaataagatattttgagagagagagaccacgttcacataacttttatttcagtatattgttataattgttctatttgattattagttattgttgttagtCTCTTACTGCATCTAATTCATACACTGaactttatcacaggtatgtataggaaaaatGTGGTATTATATCTGGTTTGGTGTTACccgtggtttcaggcatcccctgggggtCCTGGAATGCCTTCCGTTCAGATAAGGGGGGACAGCTATAACCAGTAGAGCAACtactaataattaaaaatgactaaatggggggcacctgggcagctcagttgttaagcgtctgccttcggctcaggtcatgatctcagagtcctgggatcaagccccacatcgggctccctgctcctcgggaaggctgcttctccctctcccgctccccctacttgtgttcccactctcgctgtctctctgtcaaataaattagtaAGATCTAGAAAAAAATGGCTAAATGGTACACGGAAAGTATTGGTTTCACACAGAAGGTGGAACAGAACAAAAATCCACGAGGCACCTAGCCAAACAAATAGCAAGCGACAGTCATAGATCCAAGAAATCGGAATTCATACACAGCGGAAAAAGAACTGGATCAATACCACTGACTGAAAAGAACCATTGAAAATTCACCTTTTTTCACCAAAAGCAATTTTTCTGACTTCTAAAGAGTCAACACTTACACAAAACAACGGTGACCCAACTGAGGGCAGAATTGGAGCAGTTTTGCCTTGGACAGAGGGCTGTCCCCAGCTCAGTCACGAGGCCTGAGGATGAGGAAGGGGGCACATGAGACCAAGCCCCCCTGCCTGAGGTGAACCCTGCCCAGAGTCCCTGGGGGGTATGGTGACAGTGACTGTGGGCCAGGCCCTGAGGGCCTAGCCGGTCACCTCCGAGAAAGCTCTTTCCCTGGAAGCTGTAAAATGCTTCCGTCCTGTCTCCCTGGAAGAGACTAGTGAGCCCAGGCAGTTGGTGGCAAAGAACAGCCAGACGATCTCTCCCCACACaacggcggggggaggggtgtggacgggctgcctcctccctgccccccaggctcTGCCCAGGCAGCAGGGACACCAAACAGCTGGGTTACCAGACGGAGGTCCCTTTTCCATTCGATGCACCGCTCTGTGTTTCTCCTCCAGGTCACGGATTTCGGTGAAAACACTTACTACAGCAACTTCATTGCTCACTTGAACAACATCCGGTATCCAGGTGAGGAAAGGCCACAGCAGCAGCAGGGGGGCCGGGACGGGGGACGGGGGCAGACAGGGTGGCACACAGGCCCCGCCAGGGGAGCGCCCCCTCCCCGCGCCAGGGCTCTCGTGACAGCAATTCCTGCTGTCGGCTCAGGCTGCGAACACCCCCGAGAAACGTGTTCACAAACCCACCTGCTGATTCCCACAGCTGGAAGCTGGGGCACCACGGATGGGGGTATCTTCGCTTCACCTCTGGCTCCAGCGAGTAGGGATGACTGTgggcacgagagagagagagagagagagagagagagagagagagagatgtcctCCTTAGCTTCAGGCTGAGAAAAAGCCCCTCATCATTGTGCCTGGACAGGGCTGGtctccctttcccctgcctcCAGAAGGCAGAATTCTTGTCTGAGAGGCCACCTACCCCTACAGCCTGTGACCCGAGCAACAGCCACATCAGCTTTGACACCTTGGCTTTGTGCTTCTGACTTTGGCCCCCTCGCCCAGACTCCAGCTCCCTGACTTCAGGTCCCGCCCCTCCAGGGGGTCCCTTGACCTCTGACCCATGGGCCTTCTGTTCTCACcagtgcatgagtgggggtgggggatggggggagaggctggaggagaagcagggggaggagcagactcccctctgagcgtggagcctgatgacgtgtggctccatgccaggaccctgggatcatgacctgagccaaaggcagatgcttaacccactgagccacccagatgcccccaacggctgttatttttattcatagcTACAAATACGAGCATGTATTAACACTGCCTGGAAATCCTAAACTACTCATCTGGGCCTTTGCTTTTCCCTTCTCCAGAAGGcttatttcacattttctcccctccctcgAAGCCCCTCTGCCCCGGCCCCAGCCTCCCCCTTGGAGCAGATCAGATGCCTTGTTCCCGCTTCATCGAGAAGACGGTTAGACGCTTACTCATCTTCTTAACCCATGGGCACCTGCCTAGCCCCATGTCCCCTCCTCTATTACAGTGGATGAGAGTCCCTGCTCCTGACCAAGACCCCAAGACTGGCCCTCCACACGCGCGCCCGCCGCCCCTCCCTCTTAGGGTCCTTCCACCTGCTCGCCTCTCTCCTGTCCCGCAGCGCCGATTCCTTACTGTTATCTGTCATCCCGCTCAGCACACAAATCTGTGCTCTAATACCTCCCGGTTCAAAACACAAGCAAACACGAGTGTCTTTTGACCCAGCCACTCCCTCACCATCCTCCCAGCTCCTATTCGAAGCTCCCTTGAATGTGTTGCCTCATGGTCCTGTTCTGTTTTCTCACTTGCCCTCGGCTGGCCCCGGCAGGCCACCATCCCTTTAAAGTCACCTCTGTTAGACTGTCCggtcacttctcttttctcttaattgACCTGGAAGCAATGATCCATCACACCTGGCTCTCGTTCTGGCCACACTCCGGCTCACCCCCAGCTCcgctctctttctgcccctgctCTGATGGTGGGGGGCACCGGCCCTGCCTTCCTCGGGGGCCTCATTCAGTCCCAGGGCCTCGATTGCCCTCTAGGGGCTGTGGACTCCAAAAATCCGTGTCTGGTCCTCCATGCAGTGACAGCATCAGGTGGGACAGGGGAGGCAAAGCAGATGCAAAAACCAGCCGGCTATTCTACGGACCATTAGCAAGGCCAGCAGGAGAAACCACAGGCCTGTGGTCTAACTGAGGCGTTGCCTTGAATGCACGGACCTCAGATATTCTGTTTCTACGAACTAACCCAGATCCATTTCCTTTTCCAATTCAATAAATTGTGCTTCTGATCAATACTGCCCAAAGCACTGGCCTCCCTCTCAACTCTGGATTCCTCTATCCAACAGCTTGCTTGATATTGCCCTCTGAATCTAAAACTTAACATGGCCCAAACCTAACTGGGTTCCCTaccacccacccccaggcttGTCCCTAAACCGACTTCCTCATCTCAGCAAAGAGCATCATAATCCATCCCATTGTTTAAGCCCCAAATCCCagaatcactctttttttttttaactttttaaaaaaaattctgtttaaggggcgcctgggtagctcgtgaccttccgctcaggtcatggtcctagggtcctgggatcgagccccgcgttgggctccctgctcggtgggaagcctgcttctccctctgtcactccccctgcttgtgttccctctctccctatgtctctctcttcaaataaataaataagatctttaaaaaaaaaattatttttaagtaggctccacccccaatgtggggcttaaacccatgacatcaagagttgcatgctctacaaactgagccagccaggcacccctcccagaATCAGTCTTGATTTTCCTCTTTCCGTTATCTCTCACATCCAAACCATCAGCAGGTCTTACTGTTTTCACCTCCCTGCTTTCAATCCTCTTGTGTATAAGCtgagaagtagaattgctgaatcatatggtaagtctatgtttaatttttaaagttaaaaatcatatcattttCCATAGCGGCTGCACCACAGTTCTGGAATTCTTGACTCACTTAAATATATTACAGTGATGAAACTATGCGCTAGAGCCTTTAGAAGGTTGTATCTTGAAGCCTTTCCAATaacattaaaatttagaattctttttgCCTACTCATGGGATTATGCACTACCAGACTCTGATGCCTTGGTTTAGCAAGCCTATTTACGTCTATGTAAAAACTATAACCTCTTTGCCATTAAAAAAGATGCAAAGTGCTCAGGGAAAGTGAAGCAAAATTCAGCTCAACTCCACGTTTCTTCGATGGTGTCATGCTGAGCTCAGGGGCTCGGAGTCATGACAGGAACGGAAGAGGGATTCTCTAGATGCACTGATGGGTACCAGTGGCTGGGAGTCTCCGGACACCCTGCCAAAGcgcctctccccacaccccacctgtGGCTGAGCTTGGTTCCCTGGGGGCGTGGCAGAAGGAGCTCAGGGCGGGGTGCCTGCACCCCCACTTGGTTCTGAGTCTGCCTTTCTAATCTCTAtccacccatttcttttttttttttttttttttacagtttttgtttattcacttgagagagagcgagagagagagcacaagaggggggtggggcagagggagaagcagactccccgctgagccgggagcccgatgcgggactcgatcccaggaccctgggattatgacctgagccgaaggcagtcgcttaaccgactgagccaccctggcacccctctaTCCACCCATTTCTAAGTAAGCCCAAACCAAggaattttgttctttcttggaGAGTTCTTACCCAGGAGCTCCTAGCAgtcataattcttttctttcatttatcataaAGCGTATTCTCTGCCAACAGTTGTGATGAGAGTTAGGCTCATGAGTACTTTCCTACGTTCAAGTTCAATGGCCAGACTTTATAagcacaccccctccccctttaTCCTCGTAGCAATCCTGTTGAATATTCCCTTGTCACAGATGAGGGAGCAGCCTTTGAGGAGTGAGCACCCGACCAGTGCCACGCGGCTAGGAGGAAGTATCTGAGTGGGTCTCTCCCCAAAGTCTTTGCTCTTACCCCCTTCTAGGAAGCAGCAGACTGGGGAAATGTTTCTAATGATCAGCTTCTATGTTCTGGTGAATCAGGAGACTCAAACATGGAGAGGTCTGAGCCTGAGCTGTCCTCCCAAGGGACATCGGTGGCCCCTCACCTTCCTTTATCTTTTGTCCTCTCTGTTAGGACAAAGCATGGTTCTGAGTGGCCTTGACATTCTGGACATGCTCCCCGAGAACGTCCACCACTACTACAGCTATAGAGGGTCACTCACCACTCCTCCCTGTACTGAGAACGTCCACTGGTTTGTGCTGGTCCGTCATGTCCCGCTCTCCAGCGCACAGGTAAGGCATGGCATCACCTCCCAGTCTCCCCTTCTGACTGCCTGGCTGACAAGAGTGCTCCCCTACATCTCACCTCATGCCAACACCTGGCTCCTAGGGTGCCTTCATGCCCGGGGCTACTGTGCCTCCCCTCTGTTGCCATGGGTGATCTTACTAGCCCTCTGGCAGAGATGAGCAAGTTGAGGCATCAGGGAATCCAAGGAACCCTGAGACCTTGGATGCAGCAAAAGGACTGGGACCTGACCTCAGAGCTGCATGGTGAAggcaatatttactgagtggaTGCTCCcaccaggtactgttctaggccCTTGATGGACAGAACCCccgtcctcatggagcttacattctaactTCATAAATGGCTTTAGGCAAGGACATATTGACATACTGACATCGTTAGCTCTTTACCGTGCTAACACTCCTGCAGCCCTTTGAGGAGAAGAGCTGTACCCGCTACCTTTTGTTCCCCAGCATAGCACggtgcataataaatatttgttgcgtTAATGAAAGGACAAATGTAACTGAGGTCACAGAGGCAAAGCTACATTTCCTTCTGGGTGATGTTCTTCCTCAGGAACAAATAGatctttttcttaaacttttcacTTCCCCAATGCACGAAAAGGTGGAAAGACCCCTATTCAAGGATACCCACACACAAATCTGtttgcttcttttcctcctttctactGGTGATCAAATATTCATAGGAAACAATTAAAAGAGATGGttggaagaatggatggatggaaggaaggatggatggatgcatggatggaaggatggatggatggagggatggaaggatggatgctCTGCCTGCCATGTAGCAGAACTTGAGATCTTCTCATACCTGCTTTATCAGGTTTATAGAAGTAAACCCAAGCTCTAGTTCAGTGGCTAATTATGCTCCTTTAAACCACCCAGTACCTCTTCCCCTCCATAATTCACTTCATGTGGCCTGTAGATTTGGAAGCTAGAGAATTCCGTAGTGGATCACCAGAACAAGACCCTCCACAACGACTACCGGAGGACCCAGCCCCTGAACAATAGAGTGGTGGAAACCAACCTCATCAATCTCCCTAACCAGGGTAAGATCAACTCTTGTTTATCCTTTGCAGTTTTTTGAgtcctgttttcttccttccctgggtGGACGCATCTCTTTTGGCAATAGTATGGAAGGGAGAGTCATCTAAAGGGCAGGAGGCTCGGATGGGCCAATCTGTACAGGGCATGTGTGGGCAGAGGAGATGGCTCATCTTCCCAATCCAGGCAGTGATGCCAGTGGGTAGAGCAGAGACCACAAGGATGGACAGTTACATGATTTATTTCCTACTTAGTCTTGGCCAGAGACAGTAGGAGAAGCAAGATGCTCAGCAACATCCTGAGTTGAGTGTAAGAGTGTAGGCTCAAGGTAAGCTTATTAAACACAACTCAAAATTATTTCCCTCACACCTTTATCTTGGTCTGTTCCCAAG
This genomic window contains:
- the CA6 gene encoding carbonic anhydrase 6 isoform X3; this translates as MRASAPLLALLLLGARAQHSSEWTYSEGALDEAHWPREYPTCGGTRQSPIDLQRRKVQYNPSLKALNLSGYEVQAGEFPMVNNGHTVQISLPPSMRMTASDGTQYIAEQLHFHWGGASSEISGSEHTIDGIRFVAEIHIVHYNSKYKSYDIAQSEPDGLAVLAALVEVTDFGENTYYSNFIAHLNNIRYPGQSMVLSGLDILDMLPENVHHYYSYRGSLTTPPCTENVHWFVLVRHVPLSSAQIWKLENSVVDHQNKTLHNDYRRTQPLNNRVVETNLINLPNQGYNPGPS
- the CA6 gene encoding carbonic anhydrase 6 isoform X2 — protein: MRASAPLLALLLLGARAQHSSEWTYSEGALDEAHWPREYPTCGGTRQSPIDLQRRKVQYNPSLKALNLSGYEVQAGEFPMVNNGHTVQISLPPSMRMTASDGTQYIAEQLHFHWGGASSEISGSEHTIDGIRFVAEIHIVHYNSKYKSYDIAQSEPDGLAVLAALVEVTDFGENTYYSNFIAHLNNIRYPGQSMVLSGLDILDMLPENVHHYYSYRGSLTTPPCTENVHWFVLVRHVPLSSAQIWKLENSVVDHQNKTLHNDYRRTQPLNNRVVETNLINLPNQVLARDSRRSKMLSNILS